One Sphingomonas sp. LHG3406-1 genomic window carries:
- a CDS encoding YceI family protein → MTKRLLGLAAALGLATAAFSPLAAQAPATPRVAASQVAAGSYVVDANHTQVVWSVDHFGFSRLYGMVGGMSGTLAIDPARPSEASVQIDIPLSGLTVTSPGFAKHLQTADLFDTAKFPTARFVSRNVAVSGETAAITGDLTVRGVTRPITLNARFHGAGTNPMNKKATVGFSATGTLKRSDFGLGYAVPAVSDEVRLEITAAFEK, encoded by the coding sequence ATGACCAAGCGCCTTCTCGGCCTCGCCGCCGCCCTCGGTCTCGCCACCGCCGCCTTCTCGCCGCTCGCGGCGCAGGCACCGGCCACCCCGCGGGTCGCCGCCAGCCAGGTCGCGGCCGGCAGCTATGTCGTTGACGCCAACCACACCCAGGTCGTCTGGTCGGTCGACCACTTCGGCTTCTCGCGCCTCTACGGCATGGTCGGAGGAATGAGCGGGACGCTCGCCATCGATCCCGCCCGTCCGTCTGAGGCCAGCGTCCAGATCGACATTCCCCTGTCGGGCCTGACCGTCACCTCGCCCGGCTTCGCCAAGCATCTCCAGACCGCCGACCTGTTCGACACCGCCAAGTTCCCGACCGCGCGCTTCGTCTCGCGCAACGTGGCGGTCAGCGGGGAAACAGCGGCCATCACCGGCGACCTCACCGTGCGCGGGGTCACCAGGCCGATCACCCTCAACGCCCGCTTCCACGGCGCCGGCACCAATCCGATGAACAAGAAGGCGACTGTCGGCTTCTCGGCGACCGGAACGCTGAAGCGCAGCGACTTCGGCCTCGGCTATGCCGTCCCGGCCGTGTCCGACGAGGTCCGGCTGGAGATCACCGCCGCCTTCGAGAAGTAA
- the pgmG gene encoding phosphoglucomutase/phosphomannomutase PgmG yields the protein MTHSFHPTILREYDIRGVVGHTLHEEDAYALGRTFAAEGREQGAKRLAVGRDGREHSPRLEEALVRGLTEGGMDVVRVGQGPSPMLYWAVAELDVDGGIQITGSHNPADYNGFKMLLPGGSVFGTQIKSLGSRAAEGRWSEGQGKVEDVDIIDRYVDRLVEDFQGGEFRIGWDAGNGAAGPALEKLVAKLPGEHHTLFTDVDGRFPNHHPDPTVEKNLEHLKALVREKNLDFGIAFDGDGDRIGAVDGQGRVIWGDQLLMILAGPVLDEQPGATIIADVKASQTLFDRIGDMGGTPLMWKTGHSLIKQKMKETGAPLAGEMSGHIFFKHRWYGFDDALYASVRLIEAVAASGRSLTELRDAMPESLATPELRFPVDESRKFAVIEEVRDRLTTEGATIDATDGVRVSTGDGWWLLRASNTQDVLVARAEARDALGLERLVDVIDGQLASSGVERTEADH from the coding sequence TCGCCGCCGAGGGCCGCGAGCAGGGCGCCAAGCGCCTCGCCGTCGGCCGCGACGGCCGCGAACATTCGCCGCGGCTGGAAGAAGCGCTGGTCCGCGGCCTGACCGAAGGCGGCATGGACGTCGTCCGTGTCGGCCAGGGCCCCTCGCCCATGCTCTACTGGGCGGTGGCGGAGCTGGACGTCGATGGCGGCATCCAGATCACCGGAAGCCACAATCCGGCCGACTATAACGGGTTCAAGATGCTGCTTCCGGGCGGCTCCGTGTTCGGCACGCAGATCAAGTCGCTCGGCAGCCGCGCCGCCGAAGGCCGCTGGAGCGAGGGTCAGGGCAAGGTCGAGGATGTCGACATCATCGACCGCTACGTCGACCGCCTCGTCGAGGATTTCCAGGGCGGCGAGTTCCGCATCGGCTGGGACGCCGGCAACGGCGCTGCCGGACCGGCACTGGAGAAGCTCGTCGCGAAGCTTCCGGGCGAGCACCATACCCTCTTTACCGACGTCGACGGCCGCTTTCCGAACCACCATCCCGATCCGACGGTCGAGAAGAACCTCGAGCATCTGAAGGCGCTCGTGCGCGAGAAGAATCTCGACTTCGGCATCGCCTTCGACGGCGACGGCGACCGCATCGGCGCGGTCGATGGCCAGGGCCGGGTCATCTGGGGCGACCAGCTGCTGATGATCCTCGCCGGGCCGGTGCTCGACGAGCAGCCCGGCGCCACCATCATCGCCGACGTCAAGGCCAGCCAGACCCTGTTCGACCGCATCGGCGACATGGGTGGCACGCCCCTGATGTGGAAGACCGGCCACAGCCTCATCAAGCAGAAGATGAAGGAGACCGGCGCCCCGCTTGCCGGCGAGATGAGCGGCCACATCTTCTTCAAGCATCGCTGGTACGGCTTCGACGACGCGCTCTACGCCAGCGTCCGGCTGATCGAGGCGGTCGCCGCCTCGGGCAGGAGCCTGACCGAGCTGCGCGACGCCATGCCCGAAAGCCTCGCCACGCCGGAGCTCCGCTTCCCGGTCGACGAGAGCCGCAAGTTCGCGGTGATCGAGGAAGTGCGCGACCGGCTGACCACCGAGGGCGCCACGATCGATGCGACCGACGGCGTCCGGGTCAGCACCGGCGACGGCTGGTGGCTGCTGCGCGCGTCCAACACGCAGGACGTGCTGGTCGCCCGCGCCGAGGCTAGGGACGCGCTCGGCCTCGAGCGGCTGGTCGACGTCATCGACGGCCAGCTCGCATCGTCGGGCGTCGAGCGGACCGAAGCCGACCACTGA
- a CDS encoding ligase-associated DNA damage response DEXH box helicase: MNGTDLPPVVSGWFERRGWQPRRHQLAMLDRARAGRHALLVAGTGAGKTLAGFLPTICELVEAPSEGLHTLYISPLKALAVDVQRNLLDPIGEMALPIRVETRTGDTPSDRKARQRAKPPQVLLTTPESLSLLLSYPDSFQLFAGLRTIVLDEIHAFARDKRGDLLALALSRLQKIAPGLRRVGLSATVADADAYRSWLAPHADMDEVDVVLGEKGAEPQLDILLPENRVPWSGHSGRYAARQVMAEIEKHKTTLVFCNTRGLCELIFQDLWKVNDAGLPIGVHHGSLALEARRKVEAAMAAGRLRALVCTSSLDLGIDWGDVDLVIQMGAPKGSSRLLQRIGRANHRLDEPSHGTIVPGNRFEYLEARAALDAVDAGELDPEIFRPGTLDTLAQHILACACAAPFEQAELLAEIRSAAPYAGLTDEIYGRVLSYIATGGYALRAYDKFRRLVEEPPGSGHWRITRPTIAVQHRMNAGIIVDNPMLDIRFKNGRMLGRVEEGFASTLTVGDHIFFAGLSLEVLQFKDSDILVRASAREARLVTYGGQRMSMTTHLADRVKVMLSDPGDWHRFPADVREWLEVQQRRSRLPQPDELLVETFPHEGRHYMIMYSFEGWNAHQSLGMLVTKRMEKLGLKPLGFVANDYALSVYGLEPISDPAPLLSPDILEGEFVDWVEQSMLLKRAFREVAVIGGLVERQHPGKRKTGKQVSFSTDLIYDVLRKYEPEHLLMHAAWDDARARMTELGRLARLVERAAAQMVHVDLPRVTPMAVPLMVIIGREALPSGASADDALLVEAESAIAELAMRED; this comes from the coding sequence CTGAACGGGACCGACCTCCCTCCCGTCGTTTCCGGCTGGTTCGAGCGCCGGGGCTGGCAGCCACGCCGGCACCAGCTCGCCATGCTGGATCGCGCCCGCGCCGGCCGCCATGCCCTGCTCGTCGCAGGCACCGGCGCCGGCAAGACGCTGGCCGGCTTCCTGCCCACCATCTGCGAACTGGTGGAGGCGCCCTCCGAAGGGCTTCACACCCTCTACATCTCGCCGCTGAAGGCGCTTGCGGTCGACGTCCAGCGCAACCTGCTCGATCCGATCGGCGAGATGGCGCTTCCGATCAGGGTCGAGACGCGCACCGGCGACACGCCGTCGGACCGCAAGGCACGCCAGCGGGCGAAGCCGCCGCAGGTGCTGCTGACGACGCCCGAAAGCCTGTCGCTGCTCCTCTCCTACCCCGACAGCTTCCAGCTGTTCGCCGGGCTGCGCACCATCGTCCTCGACGAGATCCACGCCTTCGCCCGCGACAAGCGCGGCGACCTCCTCGCCCTCGCCCTTTCCCGCCTGCAGAAGATCGCCCCGGGCCTGCGCCGGGTCGGCCTCAGCGCCACCGTCGCCGATGCCGACGCCTACCGCAGCTGGCTCGCGCCCCACGCCGACATGGACGAGGTCGACGTGGTGCTGGGCGAGAAGGGCGCCGAACCGCAGCTCGACATCCTCCTGCCCGAAAACCGCGTGCCCTGGTCCGGGCACAGCGGCCGTTACGCGGCCCGCCAGGTGATGGCCGAAATCGAGAAGCACAAGACGACCCTCGTCTTCTGCAACACCCGCGGCTTGTGCGAACTCATCTTCCAGGACCTGTGGAAGGTGAACGATGCCGGCCTGCCGATCGGCGTCCATCACGGCAGCCTCGCGCTCGAGGCCCGCCGCAAGGTGGAAGCGGCGATGGCCGCGGGCCGCCTCCGCGCGCTGGTCTGCACCAGCTCGCTCGACCTCGGCATCGACTGGGGCGACGTCGACCTCGTCATCCAGATGGGCGCGCCCAAGGGCAGCTCGCGCCTGCTTCAGCGGATCGGCCGCGCCAACCACCGGCTCGACGAGCCGAGCCACGGCACCATCGTCCCCGGCAACCGCTTCGAATATCTCGAGGCCCGCGCCGCCCTCGACGCGGTGGACGCCGGCGAGCTCGATCCCGAGATCTTCCGTCCCGGCACCCTCGACACGCTGGCCCAGCACATCCTCGCCTGCGCCTGCGCCGCGCCGTTCGAACAGGCCGAGCTGCTCGCCGAGATCCGCTCCGCCGCCCCCTATGCGGGCCTCACCGACGAGATCTACGGGCGGGTGCTGAGCTACATCGCCACCGGCGGCTATGCCTTGCGCGCCTACGACAAGTTCCGCCGGCTGGTGGAGGAGCCGCCGGGCTCCGGCCACTGGCGCATCACCAGGCCGACGATTGCCGTCCAGCACCGGATGAACGCCGGGATCATCGTCGACAATCCGATGCTCGACATCCGCTTCAAGAACGGCCGCATGCTCGGCCGGGTCGAGGAAGGCTTCGCCTCGACCCTCACCGTCGGCGACCACATCTTCTTCGCCGGCCTCAGCCTCGAGGTGCTGCAGTTCAAGGACAGCGACATCCTCGTCCGCGCCTCGGCCAGGGAGGCGCGGCTGGTCACCTATGGCGGCCAGCGGATGAGCATGACCACCCACCTCGCCGACCGGGTCAAGGTGATGCTGTCCGATCCCGGCGACTGGCATCGCTTCCCCGCCGACGTCCGCGAATGGCTGGAAGTGCAGCAGCGCCGCTCCCGCCTTCCCCAGCCGGACGAACTGCTGGTCGAAACCTTCCCCCACGAAGGCCGGCACTACATGATCATGTACAGCTTCGAGGGCTGGAACGCGCACCAGTCGCTCGGCATGCTGGTCACCAAGCGGATGGAGAAGCTCGGCCTCAAGCCCCTGGGCTTCGTCGCCAACGACTACGCCCTGTCGGTCTATGGCCTCGAGCCGATCAGCGACCCGGCGCCCCTCCTCTCCCCCGACATCCTGGAGGGCGAGTTCGTCGACTGGGTCGAGCAGTCCATGCTGCTGAAGCGCGCCTTCCGCGAAGTGGCGGTGATCGGCGGGCTGGTCGAGCGCCAGCATCCGGGCAAGCGCAAGACCGGCAAGCAGGTCAGCTTCTCCACCGATCTCATCTACGACGTGCTCCGCAAATATGAGCCCGAGCATCTCCTCATGCACGCCGCCTGGGACGATGCCCGCGCCCGCATGACCGAGCTCGGCCGGCTCGCCCGGCTGGTCGAGCGGGCCGCCGCGCAGATGGTCCATGTCGACCTCCCCCGAGTCACCCCGATGGCCGTTCCCCTGATGGTCATCATCGGCCGCGAAGCCCTGCCGAGCGGGGCCAGCGCCGACGACGCCCTGCTGGTCGAGGCCGAAAGCGCGATCGCCGAGCTGGCGATGCGCGAGGACTAG
- a CDS encoding ligase-associated DNA damage response exonuclease, which produces MARLGSWIEPCPEGIYVRPADAWVDPSQPKQRALVTHGHADHARGGHGQVWATPETLDIMGVRYGDQNGCPVDYGQSVTVGEVEVSFVPAGHVLGSAQIILDWKGERVVVSGDYKRRPDPTCEPFLPVKCDIFITEATFGLPVFHHPETGGEIDRLLARLADNPDRCVLVGAYALGKAQRVIAEARRRGHRQPIYYHGALERLCNLYIDHGIDLGELRPVTGATKADMQGHLVLCPPGALNDRWSRRLPDPITAAASGWMRIRQRARQKNVELPLIISDHADWGELTDTILEIAPKEVWITHGREDALMHWCMTRQIKARELNLVGYDDDEDDG; this is translated from the coding sequence ATGGCCCGTCTCGGTTCCTGGATCGAACCCTGCCCCGAAGGCATCTACGTCCGCCCGGCCGACGCCTGGGTCGATCCCTCGCAGCCCAAGCAGCGGGCGCTGGTCACCCATGGCCATGCCGATCATGCCCGCGGCGGGCATGGCCAGGTGTGGGCGACGCCGGAGACGCTGGACATCATGGGCGTGCGCTACGGCGACCAGAATGGCTGCCCGGTCGACTATGGCCAGAGCGTCACGGTCGGCGAGGTGGAAGTGAGCTTCGTTCCCGCTGGCCATGTGCTCGGCTCGGCGCAGATCATCCTCGACTGGAAGGGCGAGCGAGTGGTGGTGTCGGGCGACTACAAGCGGCGGCCCGATCCGACCTGCGAGCCCTTCCTGCCGGTCAAGTGCGACATCTTCATCACCGAGGCGACCTTCGGCCTGCCGGTCTTCCACCATCCCGAGACGGGCGGGGAGATCGACCGGCTGCTCGCCCGGCTGGCCGACAATCCCGATCGCTGCGTGCTGGTCGGCGCCTATGCGCTGGGCAAGGCGCAGCGGGTGATCGCCGAAGCGCGGCGACGGGGCCATCGCCAGCCCATCTACTATCACGGCGCGCTCGAGCGCCTGTGCAACCTCTACATTGACCATGGCATCGACCTTGGCGAGCTCCGGCCCGTGACGGGCGCGACCAAGGCGGACATGCAGGGCCATCTCGTGCTCTGCCCGCCGGGGGCGCTCAACGACCGCTGGAGCCGGCGGCTGCCCGATCCGATCACCGCCGCGGCGTCGGGCTGGATGCGGATCCGGCAACGCGCCCGGCAGAAGAATGTCGAGCTGCCGCTGATCATCTCCGACCATGCCGACTGGGGCGAGCTGACCGACACCATCCTCGAGATCGCGCCGAAGGAGGTATGGATCACCCACGGCCGCGAGGACGCGCTGATGCACTGGTGCATGACCCGCCAGATCAAGGCGCGGGAGCTGAACCTCGTCGGCTATGACGACGACGAGGATGACGGCTGA
- the pdeM gene encoding ligase-associated DNA damage response endonuclease PdeM, which translates to MVPLSFAGHDFLADPQGALWWPARRALLVADLHLEKASWFAKFGQFLPPYDSQATLAALTEIVDRTGAQGLYCLGDSFHDRFGCDRLPEAARTMLLALTARLDWTWILGNHDPGFADHCGGTLAGEVELDGLVLRHEADTSDHRPEMSGHYHPKLRLHLKGRQVSRRCFVASGSKLILPAFGALTGGLDAHHAEILRKVGQPAAALVPVKDRLLRFPLAA; encoded by the coding sequence ATGGTTCCCCTTTCGTTCGCCGGACATGATTTCCTCGCCGATCCCCAGGGTGCGCTCTGGTGGCCCGCCCGCCGCGCCCTGCTGGTCGCCGACCTGCACCTCGAGAAAGCGAGCTGGTTCGCCAAGTTCGGCCAGTTCCTGCCGCCCTATGACAGCCAGGCGACCCTCGCGGCGCTGACGGAAATCGTCGATCGCACCGGCGCGCAGGGGCTCTACTGCCTCGGCGACAGCTTTCACGACCGTTTCGGCTGCGACCGCCTGCCGGAGGCGGCCCGCACCATGCTGCTGGCGCTGACCGCCCGCCTCGACTGGACCTGGATCCTCGGCAACCACGATCCGGGCTTCGCCGACCATTGCGGCGGGACGCTCGCCGGGGAAGTGGAGCTGGACGGGCTGGTGCTCCGCCACGAGGCCGACACCAGCGACCACCGGCCCGAGATGTCGGGTCACTACCATCCCAAGCTCCGCCTCCACCTCAAGGGCCGGCAAGTGAGCCGCCGCTGCTTCGTCGCCAGCGGGTCGAAGCTGATCCTTCCGGCGTTCGGCGCGCTGACCGGCGGGCTCGACGCCCATCATGCCGAGATTTTGCGCAAGGTCGGCCAGCCGGCGGCCGCGCTCGTGCCCGTGAAGGACCGGCTGCTCCGCTTTCCGCTTGCCGCCTGA
- a CDS encoding 3'-5' exoribonuclease, which produces MRYFLDCEFDGFGGPLISLALVPADGGEEYYAVVEHERPCIDWVERHVIPYLDTVPQALRAEPQPRASVARELARWFEAFDDVEILADWPDDIAYFCRLLMTGPGEMVTVPAMSFRLLNLAGFSTARNSAVPHNALHDARALRDHVVHRGY; this is translated from the coding sequence ATGCGCTACTTCCTCGACTGCGAATTCGACGGCTTCGGCGGACCGCTGATCAGCCTTGCCCTCGTCCCGGCCGACGGCGGGGAGGAATATTATGCGGTGGTGGAGCATGAACGCCCCTGCATCGACTGGGTCGAGCGCCACGTCATTCCCTATCTCGACACTGTCCCCCAGGCGCTGAGGGCCGAGCCCCAGCCGCGCGCCAGCGTCGCGCGCGAGCTCGCCCGCTGGTTCGAAGCCTTCGACGACGTCGAGATCCTCGCCGACTGGCCGGACGACATCGCCTATTTCTGTCGGCTGCTGATGACCGGGCCGGGCGAGATGGTGACGGTGCCGGCGATGAGCTTCCGCCTGCTCAACCTCGCCGGCTTCTCCACCGCCCGCAACAGCGCCGTCCCGCACAATGCGCTGCACGACGCCCGCGCCCTTCGCGATCATGTCGTGCATCGCGGCTATTAG
- a CDS encoding DUF4242 domain-containing protein produces MPQYVIEREMPGAGQLGPADLQGASQHSCSVIKELGPDIQWVQSYVTDDKIYCVYRAPSEQLIKDHAEKSGFPASRISEVRNIIDPTTAEG; encoded by the coding sequence ATGCCGCAATATGTGATCGAGCGTGAGATGCCGGGCGCCGGACAGCTCGGGCCGGCGGACCTCCAGGGCGCGTCGCAGCACAGCTGTTCGGTGATCAAGGAGCTCGGCCCCGACATCCAGTGGGTGCAGAGCTACGTCACCGACGACAAGATCTACTGCGTCTATCGCGCGCCGAGCGAGCAGCTGATCAAGGATCATGCGGAAAAGAGCGGCTTTCCCGCCAGCCGCATCTCGGAAGTCCGCAACATCATCGACCCGACCACCGCCGAGGGCTGA